The nucleotide sequence TacgaatttttttaaagttttcgtGGTGAAGAGAAAAGATTTGAGTTTCTTCAGGAAGTGGCTTCAATATTTCCGTTTGGCGCATTGGAGGATATGGAATACCGAATCGACAAACAGATTGACCGCGCACCTTCTTAAGACACGAGTGTCCGTGCTTATGCTTTTGGTATTCAACATACGAAGCCAAATTTGTGTTTGTAACATCCGCAATAACAAACTGATCAATGAAGGCTATAACATTCAGGCAAAACATACCGCGAATATGAGGTGAACCTCTCTGTTGAAACTCAAATCGTCAATAATAGGTAGTAACAAAATTACTTTCAAAGATACCCCCAAGTTTCTTCGTTAAATTAATATCTTTCCTATATATATAAGAAAAATATCTAGCACACGTCACTGGGTCTGTCCAAATCAGGCGCGCCTTTTCCCTTAGTTGTAAATTTAAAGCttcttctttatttattttaacccTATCTACATTGCGCTTAAGCAAAACTATCAGCTCTGGCCACCTAGTTTCAGCGGCAGACAGAGTTATAAAGAAAGTTGACAAAGCAAACTGGCGACTGGAAATCTTCATCAAGTACGTTAGCAGCTGTTACAACGCTGGACGCGCTGCGCTTACGTAAGCAAGTTGAAATATTGTTTCGAACTTAAATCTGTTCCAACTTCTTAtaatttaagaattatttgtCAGTTCTACAAACTCTTCATTTACGTTCCTAAGTTCAGACCGAACTACGGTTGTATAACTCTCTGAAGATGGTCTCTTGACGCCAGCATATATGCTTGGGAACGATAATTCTTCAGAGTCAGCATCGAGAATTACGTCGAGAGGTCTTTGGCCCTCATCTGGAGTCATTGTAATTCTCGGAATTCCTACATTGCGTGTCTGGTTATTCTCAAGCATAGTTTCTTGTCCTCCAGGATTTAGCTCTTCCGCTCCCGCATTCTCATCGGAATTAGTCGCCTCCGAACTTACTAATGCTAAGTCAGCTTGAGATGCTATGAAGGGAACAGTTTCGGATGTAAAAAGACACTGCTCGTTTACTGAGATCTAATAGCGTCAGCAATTTTGGAAGGCCAAATTGTCTCTACCATGAAATCATGTCCGTATTCCATTCTTCGCTTGAGGTGGAGCTGTATAACCTCAGCTTCATTGAAAGCTCGTGGGAGGGACGTCACAATATTACTTACTGGAATTGGAACATTTACAACAGCCCCTTTTATAGCTCATGACCTATCGACTTAATAATCATAAATGGAAGGCAAGGTGAAATCAGTCGTTCCTCCAAGGGAGTAAGCCCCCTTAAGCAATGAGGAATTTGTGGGAAATCTAGGCCGTTGGAAATGGCACATTTGCATATCTGATAAAAGACATATCAGAACGATTTACAAAGCTGTAAAGTTTTTCGCGCCAATTTTACGTGCTCGGATTTTCGGTCCTTTTACTCCAATCTTCCGTCTCATTTGGCCCATGTGAATGCACTGCCGTAAGAGAAAATGGAAAGAAAAGAGAAAATTGTAGCAATTTAAATCATACATTAACCTGATCGGAATTAGGTAAATAAAATTGGCAGACCAATGAACTGATGTTAGAGTAGAGCCAAAAAGTGGAAAAAATTAAGTTGCctattattcaatagaataagttagccccGCACTCTGCTTTCTCTTAGcggtcaaaaaaaaagtttgccacgcccactttaccgcccacaaacttaaaaaatcgtatatataaacgcggatatctcagaaactatagaagatagagaattggtatttcagatttagacgcccactttaacgcccacaaatcggcCAAATCTGTGGGGCCCACaattttatgctagataaaaaacgttaactgaaatgtattagtcttcttaatacctatcgattgatccaaataATAGTTTGCAACGCCTACTCTAACTCCAacaaaccgcctaagcctgtggcgcccacaattttcatgctagaaaaaaatgttaactgaaatgtatagCCTCGTCATTTGGTACTTGGCTTTCATCGGAAATACGGGTTCTAAGTAACCTTATATCATCAGACGACATTTGGCCGGACGCCATGTTATTGAGTGTAATTGCAAACGGCTGGTTATCTCGCTGTCGCATTATCTCTGTGAGTtcaaaaaacttaaaagggCTCCACAGACAAGATCCAAATATAGCACTGTATGGatcataccataccatacatacatacatacataccaTACAAAATTCGTCTATTATAAGTACTTTAAGATCAATAAATCTAGAACGCAGGGTATTTAACAAATCAGGGTCCTAAATGCAGACCCAGCCTGATAACAAGGAGAGAGAACATGGAATGAAGAGTGGAGCCTTCGATTCCGAAAGCAGCTTTGCCTGTGGGAGCGCTTCCTGCTCTACCATTATACTCCTTGTTTAAGTTTCAAACATTTATTTGAAAAGATATTTCCGGAAAAGCTAGGGCCCTAAACTCCTCATTAACTGCGGCCTCCTCATCTATATTTTCCTCATTATTGTCCTCTCCTTCCATGGTCGTTCTAAGCGCGTCTTCCGAACTTTCTATGGAATTAAATCGATCAAAATTGGCTTTATTAGCCTCTTCGCTCCCTTGGTAAAACTCCTCACAATTTCTCTGTATTAAATCTGCCTGTTCGTCTATCCACGGAGAATAAAGCATAGCTAAAGCTCTAAAATAATTCTGTCTATCTATATCAACATTGAAGGGGCTATACCTAATAATACTCGGCCTATTCCTTTCTCTAATAAAACCACTTCCGTCGCTAGGCGCGAGATAAACTTCTcctaaaatataattttcttCTTAAGCTTCATGGTCAATATGTGTCCCTTGACGAGTTCTTCCACGGCTTTTTGAAAACTCATAGTTTGTAGCCAAATCGGCTAAACACAGGCCTTCATGAGAATCTGGTTTTTGTTCGTATCTGTCAAGCAAACCTTTCTGAAAGATGTCAGTAGAATTCTGAGGCATATTTTGCCGGTCGCTTGTAGATCTAAGCATACGAACACGTTGTTCTCGAGGGAAGGTGTTTAAGTGAACGCATTTATTGCTAGTTTCTGACAACGCCAGTCTCAGACAACAATAACGGCCTCCTGAGCAGAGATCTCAGTGCACGAAATAAATTTGTGACCAAGATACTGTAGCTTTTGCATTGCCTCTTCGAATGTCATTAGCTGTTTCTCGCATTAACTTCGAAATACCCCTTTGGGATTtgttaatataattaattatgtaGCTACAGCAAGCAAAAGGGTCCAAAATTAACTGGATATCCATATTTGCCCTTTGCATAGATAGAATCTGTTTATTATAAGCATTAACTTGAATTTCTGCAAACGTTATCTTTAGAAAAATCTGTGGTTTTTTCAATCTAAACCTAATATCATATATGTAGTCCTCGTAACTGAGgctttttttaaatatgctgAGATGGCTAAACAAATCATCTGATTGATacgaatttttttaaagttttcgtGGTGAAGAGAAAAGATTTGAGTTTCTTTAGGAAGTGGCTTCAATATTTCCGTTTGGGGCATTGGAGGATATGGAATACCGAATCGACAAACAGATTGACCGCGCACCTTCTTAAGACACGAGTGTCCGTGCTTATGCTTTTGGTATTCAACATACGGAGCCAAATTTGTGTTTGTAACATCCGCAATAACAAACTGATCAATGAAGGCTATAACATTCAGGCAAAACATACCGCGAATATGAGGTGAACCTCTCTGTTGAAACTCAAATCGTCAATAATAGGTAGTAACAAAATTACTTTCAAAGATACCCCCAAGTTTCTTCGTTAAATTAATATCTTTCCTATATATATAAGAAAAATATCTAGCACACGTCACTGGGTCTGTCCAAATCAGGCGCGCCTTTTCCCTAAGTTGTAAATTTAAAGCttcttctttatttattttaacccTATCTACATTGTGCTTAAGCAAAACTATCAGCTCTGGCCACCTAGTTTTAGCGGCAGACAGAGTTATAAAGAAAGTTGACAAACCAAACTGGCGACTGAAAATCTTCATCAAGTACGTTAGCAGCTGTAACAACGCTGGACGCGCTGCGCTTACGTAAGCAAGTTGAAATATTGTTTCGAATTTAAATCAGTTCCACCTTCTTATAATTTAAGAATCATTTGTCAGTTCTACAACCTCTTCATTTACGTTCCTAAGTTCAGACCTAACTACGGTTGTATTACTCTCTGAAGATGGTCTCTTGACGCCAGCATATATGCTTGGGAACGATAATTCTTCAGAGTCAGCATCGAGAATCACGTCGAGAGGTCTTTGGCCCTCACCTGGAGTCATTGTAATTCTCGGAATTCCTACATTGCGTGTCTGGTTATTCTCAAGCATAGTTTCTTGTCCTCCAGGATTTAGCTCTTCCGCTCCCGCATTCTCATCGGAATTAGTCGCCTCCGAACTTACTAATGCTAAGTCAGCTTGAGATGCTGTGAAGGGAACAGTTTCGGATGTAAAATCAGACACTGCTCGTTTACTGAGATCTAATAGCGTCAGCAATTTTGGAACGCCTAATTGTCTCTACCATGAAATCATGTCCGTATTCCATTCTTCGCTTGAGGTGGAGCTGTATAACCTCAGCTTCATTGAAAGCTCGTGGGAGGGACGTCACAATATTACTTACTGGAATTGGAACATTTACAACAGCCCCTTTTATAGCTCATGACCTATCGACTTAATAATCATAAATGGAAGGCAAGGTGAAATCAGTCGTTCCTCCAAGGGAGTAAGCCCCCTTAAGCAATGAGGAATTTCTGGGAAATCTAGGCCGTTGGAAATGGCACCTTTGGGCTTTCTGCCGGGTTTTATATTGCTGTGACAAGTTGCACAGAACTTAAAAGAATCACCAGTATCCCCGAATTCGCTTTCTATGGAACTCGCAATGTTCTTCTAAACAGGCTCTAGAAAGcctatttatttgctttgggAACCACAATCCTTAAGAACAAAGGCAAATCTGATCGGGACCAAGCTTTACTTTTCTATTAAAAGTGGCTATAAGAACTTCCAATTCAGTAGGTCTAGGTGTTAGTCCTTAAAAAGGCTAAAACTTATAGggttattaaataataaatacgttaatttataaaaatataaaaatgccTTTAAAACGGCTATtttcttacatttttataaataataaaaaagtgcgaagcgattagaaaattaaaaatcgaaaattgtatcaaaagtaattttaaatatgaaagTAGAAATGTTTGTTattgttaataaaattattttaaaatgggtAGTTAGCAAAGTGCGCAGCAACCAGTCAGCAGCAAACCGCGACAGTGACGTCGGCAGAAGTCGCATCAACTCGCGACCGCATAAAAACACAGTTTTACATTACTTCTTAGCAAAggaaaaacacaaatttacgTTAACTTCTTAGCaaaggaaaattaatttaatgagTTTACGTTACATTACTTGCAAAGGTTAAGTTACGTTAAGATAATCGCTTTTAAAGTAGAAGACACTTGGAAAATTCCCAAAAATCGCATTCGGCACAGTCGTAGACTAAAGACACGACAGAAGATTTACAGCGCTGTAAAGTTTTGGCCTGCCAATTTTACGTGCACGGATTTTCGGTCTTTTTACTCCAATTTCCCTTCTCTTTTGGCGCATAAAAATGCGctaggaaaagagaaaatgaAAGAAGCAAAAAGCCCTCCCTCCCGCGCCCTAACTATTATTTAAGCAAGTTAAATCATACATAAACCTGATCGGAACTAGGTTAATAAAATTGGTAGACCAATGAATTGGTGTTAGGGTATAGCCAAAAAGGGGAACCAAAATAAGTTGTTTATTATTCAATAGattaagttagccgcgcactctGGCAGCGCCTTTCATTCTCATTTTTTTGTTCCGCTTTTGTTTCAGTCTGCGCCAAGAAAGAGAGAGCAAGACATAAAATAGACTAAATACATTtgttgtgacgattcgcacccgatcgtcaaagttgagcagaagtctactctgggggtctttcacacactttgtaataaaaactcagAAATATGTTGAACTTCACTAGCTATATTCATTTATATACTTCCAATCTTTGATTTATTGCTAactttgatttacaaattcgaaaatataaaagctcgGTTATAAACGCGACCAGCTCCTCCTTATGTCTTCTTCGTAATGTAGTGCTGCTAAAattagcagcagaaatctaacattcgctgttaaaactgctgttgtccactgcttctcagagtcgccagaaaacagctgtccagcttctcctAATCGACAGAAACACCCGTTCATGCCGCCTCCAATACTGGACCCAGTATTCAAAGCCTTAGACCATGCTTAAACTCTGAAAAGGTTGAAGTGTGTTATGGAGTGAATGCGGGTATATTCAAAGGTGCATGGGTTGTGTACTTGGGCTAGACTCTTCAGTAAATCTTGGCAAGGGCAAACGACAAATCTTTGACACAGACCTCTTGTAAATACCCGATGAGGTCTTAATTGTAGCTACTCGAACGAGCCCATCGGCCCCAGGATGTCAGTCGATGATTTGCCCTAATTTCCAGTCAGAAGGACCAGTTCGATCATCCTTGATGATGATCATGTCGTTACGCTGAAGATTGTCAGTTTCGTGGCGCCACTTGGGGCGCGCCTGCAGATGAGATAGCCAATCTGCACTCCATTTTCTCCAAAAGAGGCGAAACATCCTTTGACCATTCAGGAACTCTGTGTTTAATGAAGAATCCTTAAGACTAGGCTCAGGGAGTGACATCATCGAATCCccgattaaaaaatgtgcagGGGTGCGAGCTTGCAAATCATCTAAGTCAGACGTTAAGGGGCATAATGGCCGAGAGTTCAAGCACGCTTCTATCTGGACAAGAATGGTAGACAGCTGCTCGTACGTCATTCGAATCCCATTAAACGATCGATAAAGATAAGTTTTAACAGCTTTTACGTTGGATTCCCAGAGTCCTCCAAAGTTTGGACTATGTGGAGGATTGAAATGCCACTGAATGTTTCGACGAGTAAGTTCAGGAACTACTGTCTCTTCAATTcctttatagaattcattggTCCACAGCTTTAGAGACTTGTCGGATGAGATAAAGTTGGTTCCACAGTCGCTGTATAGATGTTGACAAAAACCCCTACGTCCGATAAAGCGCTGCAGCGCCCACAGAAAATGCTGTGCCGATATTCCCGTGACTGCTTCCAAATGAATCGCTTTGCTCGCTAAGCAAATGAAAACTGCAATGTATGCTTTATAGCAAGTGTGACCTCTGAATCTGGATGACTTTATCTCAATCGCACCAGTGTAATCAACTCCAGTTGCTTCGAACGCCCGTTTGGGCGGATTGACACGGTGTGCTGGTAAATCTCCCGTCAGTTGGCTTGATGGTGACGGCCGGTGTTTGAAACAGGCTACGCACTGTCGCAGAATCCTTTTTACTGCCTGTCTACCGTTGACGATCCAGAAAACTTGATGAATTGTAGATAAAGTTAGTTGCACACCGCCATGTAAGGTGTTGTGATGAGCGTTCCTTATAACCAAAATCGTCAAGTGGTGGGCCTTTGGAAGGATTATTGGTGTGCGTTGAGACATGGAGAGCTGCAAAGCATTCTTAAGTCTGCCTTTAACTCTCATGAGCCCCTCAACGTCGAGAAACGGTGATAGCTGGCTGAGTTTGTTGTGTTTGGATAGAAATTTGTTGGATCGTAGTCTTGATAATTCTTCCGAATAGACTTCTTGTTGAACCATCCGCACCAGTGCGAACAAAGCCTGTTGAAATTCAGATACCTGAATAGGGCCGGTGAGTCTATCCGCTTTTTTGTGACGAGTATTATAAATGAATCGTTTGACGTAGGCTGTAACGAATAAGAGTTTATTATAGGAGGAATATGATTCGATAAATGGTTGCACTTCTATACAAATGTGGGCTCCGATGTGCTTTAAGGATTGCTCTCCTGAAATAAGTTCTGATTTTGGGGACTGAACTGGATTGACTGGCCAATGCTCCTCTGAAAGATGCAGCCAATGTGGTCCGTTCCACCAAAGCGTGTGGTGTTTCAGCTGGGAAGGGGTGAGTCCGCGTGTAGCACAATCTGCAGGGTTTTCTTGCGTAAGAACATGTCTCCATTGCGATGGCGAGCTTGCCTCCAGGATGGCTCCAATTCTATTCGACACAAATGTTTTCCAACGCCTGGGGTCTCCGCTGATCCAATACAGCACTATCATTGCATCCGACCAGTAGTGTACGGATATGGTGTGATGTGATGCTTGAAGTTGATTGACAATCCAATCGGCTAATTGTGTACACAGCAGGGCTCCGGATAACTGAACTCTCGGAATTGTTAGCGGCTTAACAGGTGTGACTCGACTGCGGGCGGCTAATAAGTTAACCTGCACGGAGCCATCCGTACAACTAGCTCGAAGATAAGCGCATGCTGCATACGCCATGGATGATCCATCACAAAACATGTGTAGTTGCAACGTCGAGGCATGCGTTAAATCGAAGCCTAACCACCGAGGGATGTGTATCTCTTCAATGTCGGGGAGCTCCTGAATGAGCTGTCGCCACCGCTCGGCGAGTTGATCTGGCAATGTGTCGTCCCAATCTAATGATGCGGGGGGCTCATCCTTGCGCTCGATACGAAAACTCCAAACTTCCTTCAACAGGATTTTCGCAGCGATGATCACTGGTGCCAGGTATCCCAACGGATCGAATAAGCGTGCTACTGTGGATAGTATAGAACGTTTGGTGAATATAGGATTGAGAGAAAACTtaagattaaaaccaaaaccatCTTTGTTTGGATGCCAATACAACCCTTAAGTTTTAATGGAGTCCTTATTGACTATCTCAAAAATGCTACTGTTAGAGAGATCTGTAGTTGGGATGCTTTCTAAGATATCTGGATGGTTGGATGCCCACTTCTTGAGCTCCATGCCTGCTGATTGCAGAGCTGCGATGACATCATTGCGAATTTTTAGAAATCCGTCGATGGTCTCGTGTCCTGATTGAACATCGTCCACatagatttcttttttaaggacATGCTCGGCCAGAGGATAGCTTTCGCGCTCGTCGGACGCAATCTGATGTATGACTCGAATCGCCGTGAAGGGTGCCGAGGCAGTGCCAAACGTTACTGtagtcaaaaaatattccttgATGAGTCCCTTTTCATCGCGCCAGAAAATTCGCTGATACTGGGCATCTTCTTCATGCATATCTATGCAGCGATACATTTTCGTTATATCGGCCACGAAGACATACCGATGGAGACGCCAGTTGAGTATAACTCCTCCAAGATCGTTTTGTAGGGCGGGACCCGTGCATAAAATATCATTCAAAGACCTCCCGTTAGACGTTTTGCACGAAGCGTCGTATACGACGCGCATCTTTGTAGTTAAACTGTCGTCTTTGATCACAGCATGATGTGGAACGGTGCACGCAGAGATTGAGAGTTGCCTTTGAGCGTTGATCCTAGTGTGTTCTTCCTCACTACCATTTACCTCTTTTATCTGCTTTAGATCAAAGTACTCTTGAATAGTGCTGGCATACTGTTGACTGAAATCTGGCCGATGATTAAGTTTCCTTTCCAGGGCGTGGAAACGGTTTAATGCGATTTGTCTTGACCGGCCGATCACCTGTGCGGGGTCAAACAACGTTTTTAAAGGCAAACGAACTAGATATTTCCCATTCGGCTGACGGATATGAGTTTGTTGAAAATGGTCCTCACACCATTTTTCCTCTGCGTTGAGTTGTCGTGTTGTGGAGACCTGATCCAATTCGAAAAACCTCTGTACCATGTTGCTTAGGTTTGCCAAATTACAACGGATGGAGATTGATGTCGTCTGGGCTGCTTCAGCTGGTCCAAAAACTATCCAGCCCAGCTGTGTGTTTTGAGCAATCGGTTCTGCAACCGTCCCTTTGCGTATGTCCGGAAGCATTAATTGCGGGATAGTGTCGACACCGATAAGTAGGTCAATGCGACCCGACTTGATGAAATTAGGATCTGCAAAGGATAACCCTTGGAGATGTTTACAGGACttaatgtttacattttgttttggtaaatGACCTGTTAGTGACCGAAGGATGAAGGCTGAGGATACGtaggcattaaaatccgaCCCTGAACATGAGATTATGGTGAAGTCGGTGCTGTGCCTGCACTGATTATGTGACGTATTACCAATTCCCGTGATCTCAGCTCGAACAGGATGCCGTTTGAGTCTAAGCGCTTGAACGATGTTTTCCGTGATGAGGGTGCCTTCCGAGCCATGGTCGATGAGAGCTCGAACTAAAGCTGACTGCCCAGTGGAGTTATTTACGATCCGAACCAGTGCAGTAGCAAGAAGGGTCGTTGAGTTCAGATGGGAGGCAACTGCGCTGAAGAGTTGCGTTGATGGTGCATTTTGTACAGCGGCTGCGCTCCGACCAGAGTCTGAAGCATGCTGTCGGGATACTTCAGGAGTCAATGAAGAACTTTGTTGAGCATTCGGGAAATGTAACAAAGTGTGGTGCCGTTGACCACATTGCGAGCAGTTTCGGTTGCTGCTGCATTGACTGAGAGAATGGGAAGCACTAAGGCAGTTGATGCATGCCTTCGAGCGGTCGACTATAACCTTTCGCGCGAAACAATCCTTGGCAAGGAAGTCCGGGCACCGTCTTAGAACGTGATTCTGTTGGCAGAGCGAGCACCTGATGGATCCAGACTCAAGAGTACTGTGGAAGCTGTGTCCCCTAACAGTGGAGTTTCCCGATGGTCTGGTTGTCTGGCGATGGTTGGTCGATTGTATAGATGATATAACTGGAACGGCTGGTTTCCTACTCTCGATTAGGTCGATGCTGACCAAtcgattgtgaagaaacaccTCCAGCTTTGTGAAGGTGGGGATTTCCACGTTGTTGCCCAGGGAATGTTCCCAGGCCTGTGTTGTGCTGATAGGCAGCTTTGTGAGTAAGTGATGTACCAACCAATGATCACAGGAATCAATGGCAATGTGTAGTCGTCGGAATTCactaatacatacatttgCCAAGTTTAATAAATTCCCAAGGTCCACCGCGATCTCCTTGGACAGTGGCTCGATTCCGTACAGTGCATTCATATTGTACATGAACTGCAGTCGAAAGTTGTTGTATCGTTTTACCACAAGGTTCCATGCCACTGAATAGTTGGTTTCTGTTAATGCCATATGGTTTATATCCTGGTCTCGTCCGTGCGGTAGTGCTTGCTTcaagaaatgaaatttttgaatgTTTGAAAGAGATTGATTTTCATGTATTAGCTGCGTAAAGCTGTCATAAAAAGATGGCCAATCTGCAAAATTTCCTGAAAAGTGGGCAATTTGGGCAGCTGAATTGTGGAAACAGGAATGGGCACAAGAGTGTTGTTTATGGATTGATCACCTGATACCTGTATTGGGACTGGAAACTTGGTTTCGTATTCATCGGCGAAAGAACAATAAATGTGGCTGTATGCTTGCTCAAAATTGTCTTCAACAGCATCCGCAAAATATGGATGCGATCGTGGACATTGCTGTAAAATAAGCGCTTGATGATTtgtgtaaaattgttttgaaagctCGTTGAGCTTGTTGAGGCGAAACTCATACTAGGatttagttttctttatttgaccgtcctttttagcatttttaattagttgggTCAACCTGGAAGATAAGTCCATCTGCATTGCGTACATGTCTGCAAAAGGCTCGACCACAGCCAAAGGTGCCGAGCTCTGTTGTGCCAAATCACTACCATTACTTtcatttttacccattttaatgttttcctaTTGCACTCTGCATTGAAAAACCACGCACAAATACTCTCACAAACACACTCACCTGTTTCAGTCGTTCCGCTCGTGTTGCGATCAAGCTTTGAAGGAAGGGGACGGCAAACTTCACGAGACTAGTGTGTCGCATGAGATGGCAATAGGCATGGGTTGAATCCGCTATTCTCCTCGACTTCTTGATTCCTCCGTTATTCGAGGCTCCGTTATGGCGATGTACGTGGCAAAGGTTGCGTAACTTTGCTGGTTTAAATTAATAGTAGATTTGCAAACAAGTAAGCACAAAGATTGAAGTATGTTTACAAATATTGGAAGCTGATGAAGTTATGAGTGTATGTTCCCCTCATGGGCCACCAAAAAtgttgtgacgattcgcacccgatcgtcaaagttgagcagaagtctactctgggggtctttcacacactttgtaataaaaactcagAAATATGTTGAACTTCACTAGCTATATTCATTTATATACTTCCAATCTTTGATTTATTGCTAactttgatttacaaattcgaaaatataaaagctcgGTTATAAACGCGACCAGCTCCTCCTTATGTCTTCTTCGTAATGTAGTGCTGCTAAAattagcagcagaaatctaacattcgctgttaaaactgctgttgtccactgcttctcagagtcgccagaaaacagctgtccagcttctcctAATCGACAGAAACACTCGTTCaacatttatattaatatatgtTTGTTAAGCGTCAACAAACATCACAATAATAGCAATAGGTAAATTGGCCAGAGGAAAGAGGGGAAAAGGACAAATTGTTTAAACTGTTAAATATTCAAttaataagttagccgcgcactctGCTCTTTCCTTGCGTTGGCAGCGCTTTACATTCTCATTTTTTTGTCACGCTGTTGTTTCAGCTTGCGCTGAGAAAGAAAGAGCAAGACAAAACATActaataacatttatattaatgtACGCGCACTGTGCTCTTTCCATGCGTTGGCAGCGCTTTACATTCTCATTTTTTTGTCACGCTGTTGTTTCAGCTGGCGCTGAGACAGAGAGAGCAAGACAAAACATACTAATaacatttatataaatgtacaatgtacatttAAACAACTTTTAAGCGTTTTGTGTATATAAAGTACATAGCTTAATAGAGTTATATTCGCAGCGCAATTCAGTTTGCAACTATTTACACGCAAACATACATATGCAAATATATGTCCTTATCTGGCTCTGACATCATTGCTTTTCCTAGCTCCTTGGGATGTTTGtaggcgttggagtgggcgtggcaataaTTTTATGGGGCAGTCTATAGGTACTGATTAAATCAATGCATATGCATATCTGATAAAAGACATATCAGAACGATTTACAAAGCTGTAAAGTTTTTCGCGCCAATTTTACGTGCTCGGATTTTTGGTCCTTTTACTCCAATCTTCCGTGTCATTTGGCCCATGTGAATGCACTGCCGTAagaaaaaatggaaagaaaagAGAAAAGTTTAGCAATTTAAATCATACATTAACCTGATCGGAATTAGGTAAATAAAATTGGCAGACCAATGAACTGGTGTTAAAATATAGCCAAAAAGTGGAAAAAATTAAGTGGcttattattcaatagaataagttagccccGCACTCTGCTCTCTCTTAGCGTTGGCCTTTCATTCTCATTTTTTTATTccgcttttgtttcagcctgCGCCAAGAGAGAGCAAGACATAAAATAGActaaatacatttatattaatatatgtTTGTTAAGCATCAACAAACAACACAATAATAGCAATAGGTAAATTGGCCAGAGGACAGAGGGGAAAAGAACAAAAAGCttaaattgttaaata is from Drosophila suzukii chromosome 3, CBGP_Dsuzu_IsoJpt1.0, whole genome shotgun sequence and encodes:
- the LOC139352764 gene encoding uncharacterized protein, encoding MALTETNYSVAWNLVVKRYNNFRLQFMYNMNALYGIEPLSKEIAVDLGNLLNLANVCISEFRRLHIAIDSCDHWLVHHLLTKLPISTTQAWEHSLGNNVEIPTFTKLEVFLHNRLVSIDLIESRKPAVPVISSIQSTNHRQTTRPSGNSTVRGHSFHSTLESGSIRCSLCQQNHVLRRCPDFLAKDCFARKVIVDRSKACINCLSASHSLSQCSSNRNCSQCGQRHHTLLHFPNAQQSSSLTPEVSRQHASDSGRSAAAVQNAPSTQLFSAVASHLNSTTLLATALVRIVNNSTGQSALVRALIDHGSEGTLITENIVQALRLKRHPVRAEITGIGNTSHNQCRHSTDFTIISCSGSDFNAYVSSAFILRSLTDPNFIKSGRIDLLIGVDTIPQLMLPDIRKGTVAEPIAQNTQLGWIVFGPAEAAQTTSISIRCNLANLSNMVQRFFELDQVSTTRQLNAEEKWCEDHFQQTHIRQPNGKYLVRLPLKTLFDPAQVIGRSRQIALNRFHALERKLNHRPDFSQQYASTIQEYFDLKQIKEVNGSEEEHTRINAQRQLSISACTVPHHAVIKDDSLTTKMRVVYDASCKTSNGRSLNDILCTGPALQNDLGGVILNWRLHRYVFVADITKMYRCIDMHEEDAQYQRIFWRDEKGLIKEYFLTTVTFGTASAPFTAIRVIHQIASDERESYPLAEHVLKKEIYVDDVQSGHETIDGFLKIRNDVIAALQSAGMELKKWASNHPDILESIPTTDLSNIARLFDPLGYLAPVIIAAKILLKEVWSFRIERKDEPPASLDWDDTLPDQLAERWRQLIQELPDIEEIHIPRWLGFDLTHASTLQLHMFCDGSSMAYAACAYLRASCTDGSVQVNLLAARSRVTPVKPLTIPRVQLSGALLCTQLADWIVNQLQASHHTISVHYWSDAMIVLYWISGDPRRWKTFVSNRIGAILEASSPSQWRHVLTQENPADCATRGLTPSQLKHHTLWWNGPHWLHLSEEHWPVNPVQSPKSELISGEQSLKHIGAHISYVKRFIYNTRHKKADRLTGPIQVSEFQQALFALVRMVQQEVYSEELSRLRSNKFLSKHNKLSQLSPFLDVEGLMRVKGRLKNALQLSMSQRTPIILPKAHHLTILVIRNAHHNTLHGGVQLTLSTIHQVFWIVNGRQAVKRILRQCVACFKHRPSPSSQLTGDLPAHRVNPPKRAFEATGVDYTASQADLALVSSEATNSDENAGAEELNPGGQETMLENNQTRNVGIPRITMTPGEGQRPLDVILDADSEELSFPSIYAGVKRPSSESNTTVVRSELRNVNEEVVELTNDS